In a single window of the Neodiprion virginianus isolate iyNeoVirg1 chromosome 1, iyNeoVirg1.1, whole genome shotgun sequence genome:
- the LOC124303956 gene encoding endocuticle structural glycoprotein SgAbd-2-like — translation MKFLIVSLSLAVVASAQYKEPLNQNYAKILRQDQEVNPDGTYDFTYETENGISATAKGGPVGTGPNGELIIQEEGGFQYTAPDGQLYSVKYTSGPNGFVAEGAHLPVAHPIPEAILRSIEFNRANERKEAPEYRPPQTIYQPSTTARPFYPSSTVYPSPNPFGRQPNFYNRPGYQQG, via the exons ATGAAGTTTTTG ATCGTATCTCTCAGCCTGGCGGTGGTCGCCTCCGCCCAGTACAAGGAACCCCTCAATCAGAACTACGCCAAGATCTTGCGCCAGGATCAGGAAGTGAACCCTGATGGAACCTACGATTTTACATACGAAACTGAAAACGGAATTTCCGCTACTGCGAAAGGCGGTCCTGTCGGCACGGGGCCCAACGGTGAACTCATCATCCAGGAAGAGGGTGGATTCCAGTACACGGCTCCCGACGGCCAGTTATACTCCGTCAAGTACACCTCCGGTCCCAACGGCTTCGTTGCCGAGGGAGCCCATCTTCCGGTCGCCCATCCAATACCCGAGGCTATCCTCCGCTCCATTGAGTTCAACAGGGCTAACGAACGCAAGGAAGCACCAGAATACAGGCCCCCGCAGACCATCTACCAGCCGTCGACCACAGCCAGACCTTTCTACCCTTCGTCCACCGTCTACCCCAGCCCGAACCCCTTCGGCAGACAACCCAACTTCTATAACCGTCCTGGATACCAGCAGGGCTAG
- the LOC124302988 gene encoding endocuticle structural glycoprotein SgAbd-1-like: protein MKFFICALALVASAYAAPQAYTNQAQYVSKEGSARIVSLDSEQNPDGSYSYKYETENGIAAAETSVPKPAGPNGEPAPSVQGRFQYTAPDGTPVAIEYFADENGYNARGDVIPSSPAIPEAILKSLAWNEAHPEEDETYKPNPVYGRQ, encoded by the exons atgaaattcttc ATCTGTGCTCTCGCCCTCGTGGCTTCCGCATACGCAGCGCCTCAGGCTTACACCAACCAGGCCCAGTACGTCTCCAAGGAAGGATCGGCGAGGATCGTGAGCCTGGACTCCGAGCAGAACCCGGACGGTTCCTACAGCTATAAATACGAAACCGAAAACGGAATCGCGGCCGCTGAGACCAGCGTCCCCAAGCCCGCAGGACCCAACGGTGAGCCCGCACCAAGCGTACAGGGTCGATTCCAGTACACGGCTCCGGATGGAACACCGGTAGCGATCGAATACTTCGCCGACGAAAACGGATACAACGCACGAGGTGACGTCATCCCTTCCAGCCCGGCAATCCCAGAAGCAATCCTCAAGAGTTTGGCCTGGAACGAGGCTCACCCCGAAGAGGACGAAACCTACAAACCAAACCCGGTTTACGGACGTCAGTGA
- the LOC124300456 gene encoding activating signal cointegrator 1, producing the protein MESWLQENLSGLLDFPVPTDLTSYILQMQNARDLDEYLKTLLNYDNPRHRQFVSELKKRQAANNDLMGYKKSSILETSINQKQNEKKKGKSKGSNQQTQMQENIKPERVEKKKTKFVNLYSQEGRDRETIMLKGRHKCNCEAKKHSLINNCISCGRIVCIQEGAGPCFCCGDLVCSPEQQALISTNSRQADNLYNKLMDRKPPKDVEESLKHRNKLLEYDRNSARRTEVIDDECDYYQTNSVWLSNSEREKLEKYESDVRAKKYGSRLNRKVTLDFAGREVIDDAAFIDEANDQVLRSITEFRPGSTTMSSNACPTMEFNQPSYVDVGILDSKRSKNLNSTSFGHNRIQDKEFLEMVDEGLCLSMHQPYASLLVSGIKTHEGRTWYSAHRGRLWIAAASKVPSTEEITTLENRYRVLKNENIKFPTNYPTGCLLGCVTVVDVLSEEDYRKQYPDGDSESPYIFICEDCHELPIRFPMQGKHKIYKLDSKIHQAAVKSLQRKMKLQAGT; encoded by the exons ATGGAAAGTTGGCTGCAAGAAAATTTATCTGGATTACTAGACTTTCCAGTCCCAACTGATTTAACATC GTATATCTTACAAATGCAAAATGCAAGAGACTTGGACGAGTACCTCAAAACTTTGCTCAACTACGATAACCCAAGGCACAGGCAGTTTGTTTCGGAATTGAAAAAACGTCAAG CTGCGAATAACGATCTTATGGGATATAAGAAATCGAGCATATTGGAAACTTCAATCAATCAAAAGCaaaatgagaagaagaaaggaaaatcaAAAGGGTCGAATCAACAGACACAG ATGCAGGAGAATATCAAGCCAGAAAGggttgagaagaaaaaaacaaaattcgtcAATCTCTATTCACAAGAAGGTCGAGATAGAGAAACGATAATGTTAAAAG GTAGACATAAGTGTAATTGCGAGGCTAAAAAACACAGCTTAATAAATAACTGCATCAGTTGCGGAAGAATAGTCTGCATCCAAGAAGGGGCGGGACCCTGTTTCTGTTGTGGAGATCTTGTCTGCTCGCCTGAACAGCAAGCACTTATTTCAACTAATAGCAGACAGGCTGATAATCTTTACAACAAACTGATGGATCGGAAGCCACCCAAGGATGTTGAGGAATCCCTTAAACACAGAAACAAACTACTTGAATATGATCGTAACAG TGCGCGGAGAACAGAAGTCATTGACGATGAATGTGACTACTACCAGACAAATAGTGTGTGGCTTTCAAATTCTGAACGAGAAAAATTGGAGAAATACGAAAGTGATGTAAGGGCTAAAAAGTATGGGTCACGTTTGAATAGAAAAGTCACTCTTGACTTTGCTGGTAGAGAAGTAATCGATGATGCTGCCTTTATAGATGAAGCGAATGATCAAGTCTTGCGCAGTATCACTGAATTTAGGCCTGGTAGTACTACTATGTCTAGTAACGCATGTCCAACCATGGAATTCAATCAACCATCG TATGTAGATGTTGGAATATTGGATTCAAAGAGATCAAAGAACCTAAATTCTACTTCATTTGGCCACAATCGAATTCAGGACAAGGAGTTTTTGGAAATGGTCGACGAAGGCTTATGTCTGAGCATGCATCAACCTTACGCGTCTCTTCTTGTCTCTGGAATCAAGAC TCACGAAGGCAGAACATGGTATTCAGCACATAGAGGCAGATTGTGGATAGCAGCAGCTTCGAAAGTCCCGTCGACAGAAGAAATTACAACGCTAGAGAATAGATATCgcgttttaaaaaatg AAAACATCAAGTTTCCCACAAATTATCCAACTGGATGCTTACTAGGCTGTGTCACAGTAGTCGATGTTCTCTCTGAAGAGGATTACCGTAAACAATATCCCGACGGTGATAGCGAGAGTCCGTATATATTCATATGTGAAGACTGTCACGAATTGCCAATAAGATTTCCCATGCAAGGCAAACACAAAATAT ACAAATTGGATAGCAAAATACACCAGGCCGCAGTTAAGTCTTTGCAGAGGAAAATGAAGCTTCAAGCTGGAACCTAA
- the LOC124300442 gene encoding uncharacterized protein LOC124300442: MAEDLTRRCRDRLQDISIKLEQSHLVYLQTDDSPLKLQQRQKLEGFIKEFLCLVPNDNKYEFQETADILNRSAATVQDFSGYRACNAWNAIALYAANLLAQPWRKEYKNLKTYSGYYKHEVDVNLIGAELMFELMGYRHTALGELILEGPIDPDKVSNVSRDAIVAFVECQILKQIWESVSQNFTISWLEVLEFRENHVGTPEQAIRALNYRFLEKMHHNRVKTANYRDYRQIPSNTIDLIAATPYNFPVNNYNTYTAPYQTGYKYLEDNNVPQMNLQYFQPIDYNTGNRFNIYGHHKADSKYFGGINANEYCSPIPNHPAGVPTGQLIELDPPTPVINYQKKDNRKIANTIPHYTPDFDEADSGQGQIGDGNNYEYAKVEKKTLKSPVGGTEKDSFSSWDFVYRNLESLGYSKDLGDREDVLHKRESDLYRIRQKPFKDSSNYQEEKYALNHLDKRKVRSNFEGLDRLATNGRAGNEEVSFLPKKKSSFDDLNKELRDRTYQERYNSTDRDKMYSQTLPNQHKKRSTEIDCVVKVSDSMRNLDINQQDIENQKETKWQCSTCTYLNTFGKNICEMCGKSKRKGNEDKPLASGGKECPQCTLVNEKNVSNCDACGASLKDSPTYI; encoded by the exons ATGGCTGAAGATTTGACTCGAAGATGTCGAGATCGGTTGCAGGATATCAGCATCAAGCTTGAACAAAGCCATCTTGTTTACCTGCAAACAGACGATAGCCCCTTAAAGTTGCAGCAGCGGCAAAAGCTTGAAG GTTtcatcaaagaatttttatgcCTTGTACCGAACGACAACAAATACGAATTTCAAGAGACAGCTGATATACTAAACAGATCCGCTGCAACCGTGCAAGATTTTAGTGGGTACAGGGCCTGCAATGCTTGGAATGCGATTGCCTTGTATGCTGCTAACTTGCTTGCTCAACCTTGGAGAAAGGAATATAAGAATTTAAAG ACTTACAGTGGATATTACAAACACGAGGTTGATGTCAATCTGATTGGAGCGGAACTCATGTTCGAGTTGATGGGTTATAGACACACAGCTCTGGGGGAATTGATCCTGGAAGGTCCAATTGATCCAGACAAAGTCTCCAATGTTAGTCGAGACGCAATTGTGGCCTTTGTTGAGTGCCAG ATACTGAAACAGATCTGGGAGAGTGTATCTCAAAATTTTACCATTTCATGGCTCGAAGTGTTGGAATTTAGAGAAAACCATGTCGGGACCCCTGAGCAAGCAATACGTGCATTGAATTACAGATTTCTTGAGAAAATGCACCACAATCGTGTAAAGACTGCAAATTACAGGGACTACAGGCAGATACCGTCAAATACCATCGATTTGATAGCTGCCACTCCTTACAATTTTCctgtaaataattacaatactTATACAGCTCCTTATCAGACTGGATACAAATATTTGGAGGATAATAATGTGCCGCAGATGAACTTACAGTATTTTCAACCGATCGATTATAACACTGGTAACAGATTCAATATTTACGGGCATCATAAAGCTGACAGCAAGTATTTCGGCGGTATTAACGCGAACGAATATTGCTCGCCTATACCCAACCATCCTGCCGGGGTACCGACAGGCCAATTGATAGAGCTGGATCCACCGACGCCAGTTATCAATTACCAGAAGAAGGATAACAGAAAAATAGCAAACACGATTCCACATTATACGCCTGATTTCGATGAGGCAGATTCAGGCCAAGGGCAAATTGGGGATGGGAATAATTACGAATATGCTAAAGTCGAGAAGAAAACATTGAAATCACCCGTCGGAGGTACTGAAAAAGATTCGTTCAGTAGCTGGGATTTTGTCTATAGAAATTTAGAAAGTCTTGGTTATTCGAAGGATCTGGGAGACAGGGAAGATGTTTTGCATAAGCGAGAATCAGATTTATATAGGATTCGGCAGAAGCCGTTCAAAGACTCGTCGAATTATCAGGAGGAGAAATATGCTCTGAATCATTTGGATAAACGAAAGGTTCGCTCGAATTTTGAGGGACTCGACAGATTGGCTACTAACGGCAGAGCCGGAAATGAAGAAGTATCATTTctacctaaaaaaaaatcctcgttTGACGACTTGAACAAGGAGCTCAGAGACCGAACATATCAAGAACGATACAACTCTACTGACAGGGATAAAATGTATAGCCAAACATTGCCCAATCAGCACAAAAAACGGTCCACCGAAATCGATTGCGTTGTGAAGGTAAGCGATTCTATGCGAAACCTTGACATAAACCAAcaggatattgaaaatcagAAAGAGACCAAGTGGCAGTGTTCTACGTGCACTTATTTGAACACCTTTGGCAAGAACATTTGTGAGATGTGCGGAAAGTCAAAGCGAAAGGGTAACGAAGATAAGCCACTTGCCAGTGGAGGCAAAGAATGCCCGCAATGTACTCTagtaaatgagaaaaatgtttctaaCTGTGATGCGTGTGGAGCTAGTTTAAAAGATTCTCCAACATATATATAA